A window from Thermodesulfatator atlanticus DSM 21156 encodes these proteins:
- the tilS gene encoding tRNA lysidine(34) synthetase TilS, with protein sequence MSSNLINKVRKDIARFGLITAGERILVAVSGGPDSMALLYILYHLREELDLELAVAHYDHHLRKDSTKEALFVKKYAEGLGLPVFIAAAPVRDYAKREKLSLEAAGRELRYRFFERIAKEHGYSKVALAHQADDLAEEVLMRFIRGAGRRGLAGIPVKRGGVFIRPLLLASREEIDAFLEKENIPFVEDPSNFDPRFVRNRVRHLLIPFLEKHFHKNVKECLKRTALLVAEEEEFLGCLALERLAKYGRLEGETFHLSVRRLKAVPLVLRRRMYLEALKAVGVPLFRIRLNHIEQIESLLTGKTRGNINLPGGFIARREPGRIVFKKIPKELIPFEITISGPGEYELPNNIKLKVFYLEKKDCELKEKNTLVLDAEKIDFPLLIRSPRPGDRIRLAGLSGRKKLKKIFWEHGMAHDDRRIWPVVEKDGQIIGIPGLAVAENLAPENGQRALVISFSK encoded by the coding sequence ATGTCAAGCAATCTCATTAACAAAGTCCGCAAAGACATAGCGCGTTTCGGGCTCATTACCGCAGGGGAAAGAATACTTGTTGCTGTTTCTGGTGGTCCTGATTCCATGGCACTTCTTTATATCCTTTACCACCTGCGGGAAGAACTCGACCTAGAGCTTGCGGTGGCACATTATGACCATCACCTACGCAAAGACTCTACGAAAGAAGCGCTTTTTGTCAAAAAATACGCAGAGGGCCTTGGGCTTCCGGTATTCATTGCAGCTGCTCCGGTGCGAGACTATGCCAAAAGGGAAAAGCTTTCTCTTGAAGCCGCAGGGCGTGAGCTTCGCTATCGTTTTTTTGAAAGAATAGCCAAAGAACACGGCTATTCCAAAGTGGCCCTGGCGCACCAGGCAGATGACCTTGCTGAAGAAGTGCTCATGCGTTTTATTCGAGGAGCTGGGCGGCGAGGGCTTGCGGGCATCCCGGTAAAAAGAGGTGGCGTTTTTATTAGGCCGCTACTTTTGGCCTCCCGCGAAGAAATAGACGCCTTTCTTGAAAAAGAAAATATTCCCTTTGTAGAGGACCCCAGCAATTTTGACCCGCGGTTTGTAAGAAACCGGGTAAGGCACCTTCTCATACCTTTTCTCGAAAAACACTTTCACAAAAACGTAAAAGAATGCCTTAAGCGCACGGCGCTTTTGGTAGCAGAAGAAGAAGAATTTTTGGGCTGCCTTGCCTTAGAGCGGCTTGCTAAGTACGGCCGGCTTGAAGGAGAGACCTTCCATTTAAGCGTAAGGAGACTTAAGGCGGTGCCCCTCGTGCTTAGACGACGCATGTATCTTGAGGCGCTAAAGGCGGTAGGAGTCCCTCTTTTCCGCATAAGACTAAACCACATAGAGCAAATAGAGTCCCTTCTTACCGGAAAGACCCGTGGCAATATAAATTTGCCCGGAGGGTTTATTGCGCGACGCGAGCCAGGAAGGATTGTGTTTAAGAAAATTCCCAAAGAGTTAATCCCCTTTGAGATAACTATCTCTGGCCCTGGGGAATACGAATTGCCAAACAACATTAAGTTAAAGGTTTTTTACTTGGAAAAAAAAGATTGTGAACTCAAAGAAAAAAACACCCTGGTGCTAGACGCTGAAAAAATAGACTTTCCGCTGCTGATCCGCTCTCCACGGCCTGGAGACCGCATTCGCCTAGCAGGACTTTCTGGCCGCAAAAAGCTTAAAAAAATCTTCTGGGAACATGGCATGGCCCATGATGACAGGCGCATCTGGCCAGTGGTTGAAAAAGACGGCCAAATCATCGGGATTCCAGGTTTGGCTGTGGCGGAAAACCTTGCCCCTGAAAACGGCCAAAGGGCGTTGGTAATAAGTTTTTCTAAGTGA
- a CDS encoding Uma2 family endonuclease, giving the protein MFLNLKYPKYTYDDYKNWEGRWELIDGIPYAMTPMPPPKHQRVSNNIAWQLNELLKDCEKCKAYLPVDWKIDENTVVQPDNLVLCYEVGDKPYITKAPTLIFEILSKSTAFKDLNIKYKLYEKEGVKYYVVVNVEDTIAKVYELKDYRFVKIADAINDKVKFDLEGCEIEFDFSLIWE; this is encoded by the coding sequence ATGTTTTTAAACTTAAAATATCCCAAATATACCTATGACGATTACAAGAATTGGGAAGGAAGATGGGAGCTCATTGATGGTATCCCTTACGCCATGACTCCAATGCCTCCCCCCAAACACCAACGGGTTAGTAACAATATCGCGTGGCAGTTAAATGAATTATTGAAAGATTGTGAAAAATGTAAAGCTTATTTACCAGTTGATTGGAAAATAGACGAAAATACCGTAGTCCAACCTGACAATTTAGTACTTTGTTATGAGGTTGGAGACAAACCTTACATTACCAAGGCACCCACTTTGATATTTGAAATTCTATCCAAGTCAACAGCTTTTAAAGATCTGAATATAAAATATAAGCTCTACGAAAAAGAAGGCGTTAAATACTACGTGGTGGTAAACGTAGAAGATACCATTGCCAAAGTTTATGAGTTAAAAGATTACAGGTTCGTCAAAATTGCAGATGCAATAAACGACAAAGTCAAATTCGACTTAGAAGGCTGTGAGATAGAATTCGATTTTTCCCTCATATGGGAATAA
- a CDS encoding flavodoxin family protein: MRILTFQGSPRIGGNTDLLLDSFIKGAKEAGAEVEKIHLYRVKIGPCIECGECDTTGECVIPDDMKEIYPKIDASDVIVVASPIFFYNISSYTQALVERSQARWVSKYVLKKAPPFGKEKRGIFLSLGATKGKRLFEGVQRVIRYFFDAVYAKYEGGLFYRGIEKKSAIKEHPSALQDAYKLGQAVVKVPPENWPLVRDPSP, encoded by the coding sequence ATGCGTATTCTTACTTTCCAAGGAAGCCCTCGTATAGGAGGTAATACTGATTTGTTACTGGACTCTTTTATCAAAGGGGCAAAAGAGGCCGGAGCAGAAGTAGAAAAAATTCATCTTTACCGGGTAAAAATTGGCCCCTGTATTGAATGTGGCGAGTGTGATACCACGGGAGAATGTGTAATCCCTGATGATATGAAAGAAATCTATCCCAAAATTGATGCAAGTGATGTTATCGTAGTGGCTTCTCCTATATTTTTTTATAACATTTCTTCTTATACCCAGGCCTTAGTTGAAAGAAGCCAGGCGCGTTGGGTCTCAAAATATGTTCTTAAAAAAGCCCCACCTTTTGGCAAAGAAAAAAGAGGCATTTTTCTCTCATTAGGAGCCACCAAAGGTAAAAGGCTTTTTGAGGGGGTACAGCGGGTAATTAGATATTTTTTTGATGCGGTTTATGCCAAATACGAAGGTGGGCTTTTCTACCGGGGAATCGAAAAAAAAAGCGCTATTAAAGAGCACCCTTCGGCCTTACAAGACGCCTATAAGTTAGGCCAGGCAGTAGTTAAAGTGCCCCCTGAAAATTGGCCTTTGGTGAGGGATCCTTCTCCCTAG
- a CDS encoding chemotaxis protein CheX: MATVLDALVASVNEVIKTYTGIEPKPGKPFVRTEPTALGEVSAVNGLAGSGFTGMLTVTFSKDCLFKILSVLFGSQPETLNEEVCDAAGELANQICGAFRRRFEEQGISLQAAVPVIVTGEGHSITPLCTSQRMAVPFELDGTKMVIELCLDKKKNG, translated from the coding sequence ATGGCTACAGTCTTGGATGCCCTTGTTGCTTCGGTAAACGAAGTCATAAAAACTTACACTGGTATTGAACCTAAACCCGGAAAGCCTTTTGTACGTACAGAACCCACGGCCCTTGGCGAAGTTTCTGCGGTAAACGGCTTGGCTGGTTCAGGATTTACCGGGATGCTTACCGTGACTTTTTCCAAAGACTGTCTTTTCAAGATTCTTAGTGTTCTTTTTGGTAGTCAACCAGAGACCCTTAACGAAGAGGTATGCGACGCCGCAGGAGAACTTGCCAATCAGATTTGCGGGGCCTTTAGAAGACGTTTTGAAGAACAGGGGATTTCTCTTCAGGCCGCAGTGCCAGTCATTGTCACTGGAGAAGGCCATTCTATCACGCCTCTTTGTACTAGCCAGCGTATGGCAGTGCCCTTTGAGCTTGACGGCACCAAGATGGTCATTGAACTTTGCCTTGACAAAAAGAAAAACGGCTAG
- a CDS encoding TrkH family potassium uptake protein: MSLIYHESVWPYIYAEAISLLCGVLLVAIIKPDKEIGYREGFAIVVLSWTAAGVFGALPFVFSGKLGFIDALFESISGFTTTGSTVFGDLEDLPKGLHFWRAMTQWLGGMGIIILSLAILPLLGIGGMQLYQAEMPGVTKDKLAPRIQDTARILWGVYIFFTIFEVLLLLPAGLNLYEALCHAFTTLATGGFSTRTASVAAFDSAYVDYVITAFMFLAGVNFSLHYRFLKGELDAYFKNEEFRFYVLVGLVAIFICVLFNHLSGTYHNPLLNLRYSVFQVWSIMTTTGYGTADFALWHPVCQLLLLILMFFGGMAGSTGGGVKQIRFLILFKFVRFQIRKLIHPRAVEIIRYDEHKVAESVIQGILGFMALYALVFMIASLLVCAQGIDIITATSAVAATLNNIGPGLAKVGPTQNFGWLPDFSKLVLTFCMLAGRLELYTVVILFSREYWRGARKPLFRF, from the coding sequence GTGAGCCTTATCTATCACGAGTCCGTATGGCCGTATATCTATGCCGAGGCCATTTCTTTGCTGTGCGGAGTTTTACTCGTAGCCATTATCAAGCCTGATAAAGAAATAGGCTATCGCGAAGGGTTTGCGATCGTTGTCCTTTCTTGGACAGCAGCAGGCGTCTTCGGGGCCCTTCCTTTTGTTTTTTCGGGAAAGCTTGGCTTTATCGACGCGCTTTTTGAATCAATTTCTGGTTTTACTACCACAGGTTCAACGGTTTTTGGCGATTTAGAAGATTTGCCCAAGGGGCTTCATTTTTGGCGTGCTATGACCCAATGGCTTGGGGGTATGGGGATCATCATCCTTTCGCTTGCCATTCTCCCCTTACTTGGCATTGGCGGGATGCAACTTTACCAGGCTGAGATGCCAGGTGTCACCAAGGATAAACTTGCCCCTCGTATTCAGGACACCGCAAGAATTCTCTGGGGTGTTTATATTTTCTTCACCATTTTTGAGGTTCTTCTCCTGCTTCCTGCTGGGCTAAATTTATACGAGGCCTTATGCCATGCATTTACCACCCTTGCTACCGGTGGTTTTTCCACAAGAACAGCAAGTGTCGCAGCCTTTGACAGCGCTTATGTGGATTACGTGATCACGGCTTTTATGTTCCTGGCAGGGGTCAATTTTAGCCTTCACTATCGTTTTCTTAAGGGAGAACTGGACGCGTATTTTAAGAACGAAGAGTTTCGTTTCTATGTGCTGGTGGGCTTAGTGGCCATTTTCATTTGTGTGCTTTTTAATCATCTTTCTGGGACGTATCACAATCCCCTGCTTAATCTGCGATACTCTGTCTTTCAGGTTTGGTCTATCATGACCACCACGGGTTATGGCACGGCTGATTTTGCCCTTTGGCATCCTGTGTGTCAGTTGCTTTTGTTGATCCTGATGTTTTTTGGCGGGATGGCCGGCTCAACAGGCGGTGGTGTAAAACAAATTCGCTTTCTTATCCTTTTTAAATTTGTTCGCTTTCAGATTCGAAAACTTATCCATCCACGGGCGGTGGAAATTATCCGCTACGACGAACACAAAGTAGCAGAAAGTGTTATCCAGGGAATCCTGGGATTTATGGCTCTTTATGCCCTTGTATTTATGATTGCAAGCCTTTTGGTATGCGCTCAGGGAATAGACATTATTACCGCAACTTCTGCGGTAGCTGCTACGTTAAACAATATCGGTCCTGGGCTTGCCAAGGTTGGGCCTACCCAAAATTTTGGCTGGCTCCCTGATTTTTCAAAGCTTGTGCTTACATTTTGCATGCTTGCTGGCCGCCTTGAGCTTTATACGGTAGTTATCCTTTTTTCACGAGAGTACTGGCGCGGGGCACGCAAACCCCTTTTTCGTTTTTAG